Proteins encoded in a region of the Eschrichtius robustus isolate mEscRob2 chromosome 16, mEscRob2.pri, whole genome shotgun sequence genome:
- the PCMTD2 gene encoding protein-L-isoaspartate O-methyltransferase domain-containing protein 2 isoform X1, whose product MPAPAQPSPPCALTAGFGRSSIRVTPKMGGAVSAGEDNDELIDNLKEAQYIRSELVERAFRAVDRADYYLEEFKENAYKDLAWKHGNIHLSAPCIYSEVMEALDLQPGLSFLNLGSGTGYLSSMVGLILGPFGVNHGVELHSDVTEYAKQKLDFFIRTSDSFDKFDFCEPCFVTGNCLELSPACSQYDRVYCGAGVQKEHEEYMKSLLKVGGVLVMPLEEKLTKITRTGPSAWETKKILAVSFAPLIQPCHSESGKSRLVQLPPLAVRSLQDLARIAIRGAIKKVIHQEAVNRNGNGLKNTPRFKRRRVRRRRMETIVFLDKEVFASRISNPSDDTSCGDLEEERQGEEATTPPDTRPEPPVNFLREKVLSLPLPDPLKYYLLYYREK is encoded by the exons ATGCCGGCTCCTGCTCAGCCGTCTCCTCCCTGTGCCCTTACGGCTGGTTTTGGAAGAAGCAGCATTAGA GTGACCCCGAAGATGGGCGGCGCCGTGAGTGCCGGCGAAGACAACGACGAGCTGATAGACAACCTGAAGGAGGCGCAGTACATCCGCTCCGAGCTGGTGGAGCGGGCCTTCCGGGCCGTGGACCGCGCGGACTATTACCTCGAGGAGTTCAAAGAGAACGCGTACAAAGACTTGGCGTGGAAGCACGGTAACATCCACCTCTCCGCCCCGTGCATCTACTCGGAGGTGATGGAGGCCCTGGACCTGCAGCCTGGCCTCTCCTTCCTGAACCTGGGCAGCGGCACCGGCTACCTCAGCTCCATGGTGGGGCTCATCCTTG GTCCTTTTGGTGTGAACCACGGGGTGGAACTCCATTCAGATGTGACAGAATACGCGAAGCAGAAGCTGGACTTTTTCATCAGGACAAGTGACAGCTTCGACAA GTTTGACTTCTGTGAACCCTGCTTCGTTACCGGCAATTGCCTGGAGCTTTCTCCAGCTTGTTCTCAGTATGACCGGGTGTACTGCGGGGCAGGCGTGCAGAAAGAGCACGAGGAGTACATGAAGAGCCTCCTCAAAGTCGGGGGCGTCCTGGTCATGCCGCTGGAAGAGAAG TTGACTAAGATAACTCGCACTGGCCCTTCTGCTTGGGAAACCAAAAAGATTCTGGCTGTTTCTTTTGCACCACTGATCCAGCCCTGCCACTCAGAGTCGGGAAAATCAAGACTTGTCCAGTTAC CACCCCTGGCGGTTCGCAGCCTGCAGGACCTGGCGCGCATTGCCATCCGGGGCGCCATTAAGAAGGTCATCCACCAGGAAGCTGTGAACAGAAACGGGAACGGACTGAAGAACACTCCCAGGTTTAAACGAAGGAGAGTTCGCCGCCGCCGAATGGAAACGATTGTCTTTTTGGACAAAGAGGTGTTTGCCAGTCGGATCTCCAACCCCTCTGATGACACCAGCTGCGGAGACCTGGAAGAGGAGCGGCAGGGAGAAGAGGCGACGACCCCGCCGGACACCAGGCCGGAGCCCCCGGT
- the PCMTD2 gene encoding protein-L-isoaspartate O-methyltransferase domain-containing protein 2 isoform X2: protein MGGAVSAGEDNDELIDNLKEAQYIRSELVERAFRAVDRADYYLEEFKENAYKDLAWKHGNIHLSAPCIYSEVMEALDLQPGLSFLNLGSGTGYLSSMVGLILGPFGVNHGVELHSDVTEYAKQKLDFFIRTSDSFDKFDFCEPCFVTGNCLELSPACSQYDRVYCGAGVQKEHEEYMKSLLKVGGVLVMPLEEKLTKITRTGPSAWETKKILAVSFAPLIQPCHSESGKSRLVQLPPLAVRSLQDLARIAIRGAIKKVIHQEAVNRNGNGLKNTPRFKRRRVRRRRMETIVFLDKEVFASRISNPSDDTSCGDLEEERQGEEATTPPDTRPEPPVNFLREKVLSLPLPDPLKYYLLYYREK, encoded by the exons ATGGGCGGCGCCGTGAGTGCCGGCGAAGACAACGACGAGCTGATAGACAACCTGAAGGAGGCGCAGTACATCCGCTCCGAGCTGGTGGAGCGGGCCTTCCGGGCCGTGGACCGCGCGGACTATTACCTCGAGGAGTTCAAAGAGAACGCGTACAAAGACTTGGCGTGGAAGCACGGTAACATCCACCTCTCCGCCCCGTGCATCTACTCGGAGGTGATGGAGGCCCTGGACCTGCAGCCTGGCCTCTCCTTCCTGAACCTGGGCAGCGGCACCGGCTACCTCAGCTCCATGGTGGGGCTCATCCTTG GTCCTTTTGGTGTGAACCACGGGGTGGAACTCCATTCAGATGTGACAGAATACGCGAAGCAGAAGCTGGACTTTTTCATCAGGACAAGTGACAGCTTCGACAA GTTTGACTTCTGTGAACCCTGCTTCGTTACCGGCAATTGCCTGGAGCTTTCTCCAGCTTGTTCTCAGTATGACCGGGTGTACTGCGGGGCAGGCGTGCAGAAAGAGCACGAGGAGTACATGAAGAGCCTCCTCAAAGTCGGGGGCGTCCTGGTCATGCCGCTGGAAGAGAAG TTGACTAAGATAACTCGCACTGGCCCTTCTGCTTGGGAAACCAAAAAGATTCTGGCTGTTTCTTTTGCACCACTGATCCAGCCCTGCCACTCAGAGTCGGGAAAATCAAGACTTGTCCAGTTAC CACCCCTGGCGGTTCGCAGCCTGCAGGACCTGGCGCGCATTGCCATCCGGGGCGCCATTAAGAAGGTCATCCACCAGGAAGCTGTGAACAGAAACGGGAACGGACTGAAGAACACTCCCAGGTTTAAACGAAGGAGAGTTCGCCGCCGCCGAATGGAAACGATTGTCTTTTTGGACAAAGAGGTGTTTGCCAGTCGGATCTCCAACCCCTCTGATGACACCAGCTGCGGAGACCTGGAAGAGGAGCGGCAGGGAGAAGAGGCGACGACCCCGCCGGACACCAGGCCGGAGCCCCCGGT
- the PCMTD2 gene encoding protein-L-isoaspartate O-methyltransferase domain-containing protein 2 isoform X3, translated as MPAPAQPSPPCALTAGFGRSSIRVTPKMGGAVSAGEDNDELIDNLKEAQYIRSELVERAFRAVDRADYYLEEFKENAYKDLAWKHGNIHLSAPCIYSEVMEALDLQPGLSFLNLGSGTGYLSSMVGLILGPFGVNHGVELHSDVTEYAKQKLDFFIRTSDSFDKFDFCEPCFVTGNCLELSPACSQYDRVYCGAGVQKEHEEYMKSLLKVGGVLVMPLEEKLTKITRTGPSAWETKKILAVSFAPLIQPCHSESGKSRLVQLRDTGSSPGPGRSHMPRSNYARAPQLLSLHSRTREPQLLKPARLEPVLCNKRRHCNEKPAAPQRRVASAHHN; from the exons ATGCCGGCTCCTGCTCAGCCGTCTCCTCCCTGTGCCCTTACGGCTGGTTTTGGAAGAAGCAGCATTAGA GTGACCCCGAAGATGGGCGGCGCCGTGAGTGCCGGCGAAGACAACGACGAGCTGATAGACAACCTGAAGGAGGCGCAGTACATCCGCTCCGAGCTGGTGGAGCGGGCCTTCCGGGCCGTGGACCGCGCGGACTATTACCTCGAGGAGTTCAAAGAGAACGCGTACAAAGACTTGGCGTGGAAGCACGGTAACATCCACCTCTCCGCCCCGTGCATCTACTCGGAGGTGATGGAGGCCCTGGACCTGCAGCCTGGCCTCTCCTTCCTGAACCTGGGCAGCGGCACCGGCTACCTCAGCTCCATGGTGGGGCTCATCCTTG GTCCTTTTGGTGTGAACCACGGGGTGGAACTCCATTCAGATGTGACAGAATACGCGAAGCAGAAGCTGGACTTTTTCATCAGGACAAGTGACAGCTTCGACAA GTTTGACTTCTGTGAACCCTGCTTCGTTACCGGCAATTGCCTGGAGCTTTCTCCAGCTTGTTCTCAGTATGACCGGGTGTACTGCGGGGCAGGCGTGCAGAAAGAGCACGAGGAGTACATGAAGAGCCTCCTCAAAGTCGGGGGCGTCCTGGTCATGCCGCTGGAAGAGAAG TTGACTAAGATAACTCGCACTGGCCCTTCTGCTTGGGAAACCAAAAAGATTCTGGCTGTTTCTTTTGCACCACTGATCCAGCCCTGCCACTCAGAGTCGGGAAAATCAAGACTTGTCCAGTTAC gggacacgggttcgagccctggcccgggaagatcccacatgccgcggagcaactatgcccgtgcgccgcaactactgagcctgcactctaggacccgcgagccacaactactgaagcccgcgcgcctagagcccgtgctctgtaataagagaagacactgcaatgagaagcccgctgcaccgcaacgaagagtagcctccgctcaccacaactag
- the PCMTD2 gene encoding protein-L-isoaspartate O-methyltransferase domain-containing protein 2 isoform X4 → MPAPAQPSPPCALTAGFGRSSIRVTPKMGGAVSAGEDNDELIDNLKEAQYIRSELVERAFRAVDRADYYLEEFKENAYKDLAWKHGNIHLSAPCIYSEVMEALDLQPGLSFLNLGSGTGYLSSMVGLILGPFGVNHGVELHSDVTEYAKQKLDFFIRTSDSFDKFDFCEPCFVTGNCLELSPACSQYDRVYCGAGVQKEHEEYMKSLLKVGGVLVMPLEEKLTKITRTGPSAWETKKILAVSFAPLIQPCHSESGKSRLVQLRPASHNY, encoded by the exons ATGCCGGCTCCTGCTCAGCCGTCTCCTCCCTGTGCCCTTACGGCTGGTTTTGGAAGAAGCAGCATTAGA GTGACCCCGAAGATGGGCGGCGCCGTGAGTGCCGGCGAAGACAACGACGAGCTGATAGACAACCTGAAGGAGGCGCAGTACATCCGCTCCGAGCTGGTGGAGCGGGCCTTCCGGGCCGTGGACCGCGCGGACTATTACCTCGAGGAGTTCAAAGAGAACGCGTACAAAGACTTGGCGTGGAAGCACGGTAACATCCACCTCTCCGCCCCGTGCATCTACTCGGAGGTGATGGAGGCCCTGGACCTGCAGCCTGGCCTCTCCTTCCTGAACCTGGGCAGCGGCACCGGCTACCTCAGCTCCATGGTGGGGCTCATCCTTG GTCCTTTTGGTGTGAACCACGGGGTGGAACTCCATTCAGATGTGACAGAATACGCGAAGCAGAAGCTGGACTTTTTCATCAGGACAAGTGACAGCTTCGACAA GTTTGACTTCTGTGAACCCTGCTTCGTTACCGGCAATTGCCTGGAGCTTTCTCCAGCTTGTTCTCAGTATGACCGGGTGTACTGCGGGGCAGGCGTGCAGAAAGAGCACGAGGAGTACATGAAGAGCCTCCTCAAAGTCGGGGGCGTCCTGGTCATGCCGCTGGAAGAGAAG TTGACTAAGATAACTCGCACTGGCCCTTCTGCTTGGGAAACCAAAAAGATTCTGGCTGTTTCTTTTGCACCACTGATCCAGCCCTGCCACTCAGAGTCGGGAAAATCAAGACTTGTCCAGTTAC gacccgcgagccacaactactga